In the genome of Triticum urartu cultivar G1812 chromosome 5, Tu2.1, whole genome shotgun sequence, one region contains:
- the LOC125506938 gene encoding probable glutathione S-transferase GSTU6 isoform X1: MALLVLASAPSNPAGFGQSAPSAPKRPLFIGAAKRPSARLVSAPASLRLRLVVGTSSLPPALRLGSAAAAARTNMEQLGDELKVLGTWRSPFALRVRLALNFKGLPYEYFEEDLDNKSDLLLKSNPFIKKLPVLIHNNNLICESLVILEYIEEKFSDVGPALLPVDPYERAMARFWARYIEDKLVAPWLKMFRANTNEEKAEWMRETVEAVKTLEGALSRKLAPFFGGDDVGYVDVVLSGMIAWMQGTKALCGVELLDTTKTPLLVEWTERFAGLEGAKEVMPDVDKLVEFAKIKRAKMMALDNN; the protein is encoded by the exons ATGGCGCTTCTTGTGCTCGCTTCGGCTCCGTCCAACCCCGCCGGCTTCGGACAGTCCGCTCCGTCGGCTCCCAAAAGGCCTCTTTTTATCGGGGCTGCCAAACGGCCAAGCGCACGCTTGGTGTCCGCTCCAGCTTCGCTCCGGCTCCGGCTCGTTGTCGGCACGTCCTCTCTGCCTCCGGCTCTTAGGCTCGGCAGCGCAGCAGCGGCAGCCAGGACAAACATG GAACAATTAGGAGACGAGCTCAAGGTGTTGGGAACATGGCGGAGCCCATTCGCTCTACGGGTGAGGCTAGCGCTCAACTTCAAGGGCCTACCATATGAGTACTTTGAGGAGGACCTTGACAACAAGAGCGACCTTCTCCTCAAGTCCAACCCGTTCATTAAGAAGTTGCCCGTTCTCATCCACAACAACAACCTGATATGTGAGTCACTCGTGATCTTGGAGTACATTGAGGAGAAGTTTAGTGATGTGGGTCCAGCCCTCCTCCCCGTTGACCCCTACGAACGTGCCATGGCACGGTTCTGGGCCAGGTACATTGAAGATAAG CTAGTCGCCCCATGGTTGAAGATGTTTAGGGCCAACACAAACGAGGAGAAAGCTGAATGGATGAGAGAGACGGTGGAGGCAGTGAAGACGCTGGAGGGGGCGCTCTCCAGAAAATTAGCGCCCTTCTTCGGTGGTGATGATGTCGGGTACGTCGATGTCGTGCTCTCCGGCATGATCGCGTGGATGCAAGGAACTAAGGCACTTTGTGGTGTCGAACTCCTGGACACAACAAAGACCCCACTCCTAGTGGAATGGACGGAGCGCTTCGCTGGGTTGGAAGGTGCTAAGGAGGTTATGCCGGATGTGGACAAGTTGGTTGAGTTTGCCAAGATAAAGCGTGCCAAAATGATGGCACTCGATAATAATTAA
- the LOC125506938 gene encoding probable glutathione S-transferase GSTU6 isoform X2, whose protein sequence is MAGYIWQEQLGDELKVLGTWRSPFALRVRLALNFKGLPYEYFEEDLDNKSDLLLKSNPFIKKLPVLIHNNNLICESLVILEYIEEKFSDVGPALLPVDPYERAMARFWARYIEDKLVAPWLKMFRANTNEEKAEWMRETVEAVKTLEGALSRKLAPFFGGDDVGYVDVVLSGMIAWMQGTKALCGVELLDTTKTPLLVEWTERFAGLEGAKEVMPDVDKLVEFAKIKRAKMMALDNN, encoded by the exons ATGGCAG GCTACATATGGCAGGAACAATTAGGAGACGAGCTCAAGGTGTTGGGAACATGGCGGAGCCCATTCGCTCTACGGGTGAGGCTAGCGCTCAACTTCAAGGGCCTACCATATGAGTACTTTGAGGAGGACCTTGACAACAAGAGCGACCTTCTCCTCAAGTCCAACCCGTTCATTAAGAAGTTGCCCGTTCTCATCCACAACAACAACCTGATATGTGAGTCACTCGTGATCTTGGAGTACATTGAGGAGAAGTTTAGTGATGTGGGTCCAGCCCTCCTCCCCGTTGACCCCTACGAACGTGCCATGGCACGGTTCTGGGCCAGGTACATTGAAGATAAG CTAGTCGCCCCATGGTTGAAGATGTTTAGGGCCAACACAAACGAGGAGAAAGCTGAATGGATGAGAGAGACGGTGGAGGCAGTGAAGACGCTGGAGGGGGCGCTCTCCAGAAAATTAGCGCCCTTCTTCGGTGGTGATGATGTCGGGTACGTCGATGTCGTGCTCTCCGGCATGATCGCGTGGATGCAAGGAACTAAGGCACTTTGTGGTGTCGAACTCCTGGACACAACAAAGACCCCACTCCTAGTGGAATGGACGGAGCGCTTCGCTGGGTTGGAAGGTGCTAAGGAGGTTATGCCGGATGTGGACAAGTTGGTTGAGTTTGCCAAGATAAAGCGTGCCAAAATGATGGCACTCGATAATAATTAA